A single region of the Streptomyces virginiae genome encodes:
- a CDS encoding helix-turn-helix transcriptional regulator encodes MRASRLVTLLLLLQNRGRMTAQQLAEELEVSVRTVYRDVEALGAAGIPLYGAAGHAGGYRLVDGYRTRLTGLTPDEAQAAFLAALPGAAAELGLGEALATAQLKLRAALPAELREHAGRIQKCFLLDAPGWYGDADRTPHLASVAAAVWARRAVVLTYRRWRAPEEIERRVEPYGLVLKAGRWYSVAGGPSGIRTYRVDQILAVRPLEEEFVVPDGFDLAGHWNGHLADFRARLHTGEALVRLTPEGARRLGVTPTGDGWTQARVPIESIAHAHGEFLRLGSDVEVVAPAELRDLIAATVRTLVSRYESRT; translated from the coding sequence ATGCGCGCGAGCCGACTGGTCACCCTGCTTCTCCTGCTGCAGAACCGGGGGCGGATGACGGCCCAACAGCTGGCCGAGGAACTGGAGGTCTCCGTCCGCACGGTCTACCGGGACGTCGAGGCGCTCGGCGCCGCCGGCATCCCGCTGTACGGCGCGGCGGGACACGCGGGCGGCTACCGGCTGGTCGACGGCTACCGGACCCGGCTCACCGGACTCACCCCGGACGAGGCGCAGGCGGCGTTCCTCGCCGCACTCCCCGGCGCCGCCGCCGAGCTCGGCCTCGGCGAGGCGCTCGCCACCGCCCAGCTCAAGCTGCGGGCCGCCCTTCCCGCCGAGCTGCGCGAGCACGCCGGTCGGATCCAGAAGTGCTTCCTGCTCGACGCCCCCGGCTGGTACGGCGACGCCGACCGGACGCCTCACCTGGCCTCGGTCGCCGCCGCGGTATGGGCGCGACGGGCGGTGGTCCTGACGTACCGGCGCTGGCGGGCGCCCGAGGAGATCGAGCGGCGGGTGGAGCCGTACGGGCTCGTGCTCAAGGCGGGCCGCTGGTACTCGGTCGCGGGCGGGCCGTCCGGGATCCGCACCTATCGGGTCGACCAGATCCTCGCGGTCCGGCCGCTGGAGGAGGAGTTCGTCGTTCCGGACGGCTTCGATCTGGCCGGCCACTGGAACGGTCATCTGGCCGACTTCCGGGCCCGGCTGCACACCGGGGAGGCCCTGGTACGGCTCACCCCGGAAGGTGCCCGTCGCCTCGGAGTGACACCCACGGGGGACGGATGGACGCAGGCCCGGGTGCCCATCGAGTCGATCGCTCACGCCCACGGAGAGTTCCTGCGCCTGGGCTCCGACGTCGAGGTCGTGGCCCCTGCCGAACTGCGTGACCTCATCGCGGCGACCGTACGGACCCTGGTCTCCCGCTACGAGAGTCGAACCTGA
- a CDS encoding GNAT family N-acetyltransferase, which yields MSTVRVMTEADVTAVSEIRVTGWQAAYAGIVPQSYLDRMTVEADAHRRRQYVTGPDKVTTDLVAVDARGGVVGWACLGPSSTAVGELHALYVQPSLIGTGIGRSLLQAVHGIATAQGFGSVLLWVLADNARARRFYERAGYAADGAVQADDYDGVSVTEVRYRLTL from the coding sequence ATGTCGACCGTACGAGTGATGACCGAAGCCGATGTCACGGCTGTCTCGGAGATTCGGGTGACCGGCTGGCAGGCCGCGTATGCCGGGATCGTGCCCCAGTCCTACCTCGATCGCATGACGGTCGAAGCAGATGCGCACCGGCGCCGGCAGTACGTCACCGGACCCGACAAGGTCACGACCGATCTGGTGGCGGTGGACGCCCGGGGTGGGGTGGTGGGCTGGGCGTGCCTCGGGCCCTCTTCCACGGCCGTGGGTGAGCTCCACGCGCTGTACGTTCAGCCCTCCCTCATCGGCACCGGCATCGGTCGCTCCCTCCTCCAGGCCGTGCACGGCATTGCGACGGCCCAGGGTTTCGGCTCGGTCCTGCTGTGGGTGCTCGCCGACAACGCGCGGGCGCGCCGGTTCTACGAACGGGCCGGCTACGCCGCCGACGGTGCCGTCCAGGCAGACGACTACGACGGGGTGTCCGTCACCGAGGTTCGTTACCGTCTCACGCTGTAG
- a CDS encoding (2Fe-2S)-binding protein: protein MRETRSSVGLHVNGRRYELDVDHRVTLLDLLREHLGLTGAKKGCDHGQCGACTVLVGGRRANSCLLLAVAHDGARVTTVEGLGGEGTGGLHPLQEAFIDRDAFQCGYCTSGQLCSAAGLLAEAAADPGATDLSRPGIAEAMSGNLCRCGAYPRIVDAVRDVAALSQADAPDQVPGDGRVVA from the coding sequence ATGCGGGAGACCCGCTCCAGCGTCGGGCTGCACGTGAACGGCCGGCGGTACGAGCTCGACGTGGACCACCGGGTCACCCTCCTGGACCTGCTGCGGGAGCACCTCGGCCTGACCGGTGCGAAGAAGGGCTGTGACCACGGCCAGTGCGGCGCCTGCACCGTCCTGGTCGGCGGCCGGCGCGCCAACAGCTGCCTGCTGCTCGCCGTCGCCCACGACGGCGCCCGGGTCACCACCGTGGAGGGGCTGGGCGGCGAGGGAACCGGCGGTCTGCACCCCCTGCAGGAGGCCTTCATCGACCGGGACGCCTTCCAGTGCGGCTACTGCACGTCCGGTCAGCTCTGCTCCGCCGCCGGCCTGCTCGCCGAGGCGGCCGCCGACCCCGGTGCCACGGACCTCAGCCGCCCCGGGATCGCGGAGGCGATGAGCGGCAACCTGTGCCGCTGTGGCGCGTACCCCCGCATCGTGGACGCCGTACGGGACGTGGCCGCCCTCTCGCAGGCCGATGCCCCGGACCAGGTGCCCGGTGACGGGAGGGTGGTCGCGTGA
- a CDS encoding FAD binding domain-containing protein produces the protein MKPFAYVRATGLAEAVAAHGARAGSRYLGGGTNLVDLMKLGVEAPDTLVDLADLPLGSVEETADGGLRIGSGVRGSDVALHPLVRARYPLLSEALLAGASAQLRNVATTGGNLLQRTRCPYFQDVTKPCNKREPGTGCGARDGVHRDHAVLGHSPQCVATHPSDMAVALVALDAAVELQGPDGARTVPATAFHRLPGDHPERDTVIEPGEIVTAVTLPPDRAGLPSRYRKARDRASYAFALVSVAAVLDISGGRVRHVAIAFGGLAHRPWRATAAEERLLGAAPTESAVREAVEAELEAAEPLRDNAFKVPLARNLACEVLASLSGSPLSPGSRS, from the coding sequence GTGAAGCCGTTCGCGTACGTACGGGCCACCGGCCTCGCCGAGGCCGTCGCCGCCCACGGCGCGCGGGCCGGCTCCCGCTACCTCGGCGGCGGCACCAACCTCGTGGACCTCATGAAGCTCGGGGTCGAAGCCCCCGACACGCTCGTCGACCTCGCCGACCTACCGCTCGGCTCCGTCGAGGAGACCGCGGACGGCGGCCTGCGGATCGGCTCCGGGGTGCGGGGCAGCGATGTCGCGCTCCATCCCCTCGTCCGCGCCCGCTACCCGCTGCTGTCCGAGGCGCTCCTGGCCGGCGCCTCGGCCCAGCTGCGCAATGTCGCCACCACCGGCGGCAACCTGCTCCAGCGCACCCGCTGCCCCTACTTCCAGGACGTGACCAAGCCCTGCAACAAGCGGGAGCCCGGAACCGGGTGCGGTGCCCGCGACGGAGTCCACCGGGACCACGCCGTCCTCGGCCACTCCCCGCAGTGCGTCGCCACCCACCCGTCCGACATGGCCGTGGCACTCGTCGCGCTCGACGCGGCCGTCGAACTCCAGGGCCCCGACGGCGCCCGTACGGTGCCCGCGACGGCCTTCCACCGGCTGCCGGGCGACCACCCCGAGAGGGACACCGTCATCGAGCCCGGCGAGATCGTCACCGCTGTCACGCTCCCGCCGGACCGCGCCGGCCTCCCGTCGCGCTACCGCAAGGCCCGCGACCGCGCCTCGTACGCCTTCGCGCTCGTCTCCGTCGCCGCCGTGCTCGACATCTCCGGGGGACGCGTCCGTCATGTGGCGATCGCCTTCGGCGGGCTCGCCCACCGGCCATGGCGCGCCACCGCCGCCGAGGAAAGACTGCTGGGCGCCGCCCCCACCGAGAGCGCCGTACGGGAGGCCGTGGAGGCCGAGCTCGAAGCGGCGGAGCCGCTGCGCGACAACGCGTTCAAGGTCCCGCTCGCCCGCAACCTCGCCTGCGAGGTGCTCGCCTCCCTCTCCGGGAGTCCCCTCTCCCCCGGCTCCCGCTCCTGA
- a CDS encoding xanthine dehydrogenase family protein molybdopterin-binding subunit — translation MDSSPAAPAPSVGSPITRLEGREKVTGKARYAAEYPLPERAYAWPVPATVARGRVTAVDTADALALPGVLSVLTPYDAPRLGPCDDPTLRVLQDPEVPHRGWFVALAVAESVEAARAAAAAVRVRYDVEPHDAVLHTDHPAAYTPEQVNGGYPAHREKGDLAAAFAAAPVRVDCAYAVPPLHNHPMEPHAATAHWDADADTLTVYDSSQGSGLVRSTLASLFGLPADRVTVVSEHVGGAFGCKGTPRPHVVLAVMAARHTGRPVTLALPRRHLAAVVGHRAPTLHRVRLGARTNGTLTALTHEVTTHTSRVREFVEQAAVPARVMYDAPALLTTHRVVPLDVPTPSWMRAPGESPGMYALESAMDELACALGIDPVELRVRNEPGAEPDSGRPFSSRHLVECLREGAARFDWAAHRTPRRDGPLLIGTGVAAATYPVYVAPSSARAHALPDGTYLVQTNATDLGTGARTVLAQVAADALRVTLDRVTVEIGHSALPQGSVAGGSAGTASWGWAVHDACTSLVALLARRSGPIPEAGVSVPADTTASAKQKSPYARHAFGAHFAEVQADTVTGEVRVRRLLGVFAAGRILNPLTARSQFVGGMVMGLGMALTEHSTMDPAFGDFTENDLASYHVPAHADVPDIEVHWLDEHDKHLNPTGGKGIGEIGIVGTAAAIGNAFHHATGCRIRTLPLTPDRVLAALG, via the coding sequence ATGGACTCCAGCCCCGCCGCCCCGGCGCCCTCCGTCGGCAGCCCGATCACCCGCCTGGAGGGCCGGGAGAAGGTCACGGGCAAGGCCCGCTACGCAGCCGAGTACCCCCTGCCGGAGCGGGCGTACGCGTGGCCGGTGCCCGCCACCGTGGCCCGTGGACGCGTCACCGCCGTCGACACCGCCGACGCGCTCGCGCTGCCCGGCGTCCTCTCCGTCCTCACGCCCTACGACGCGCCCCGGCTGGGCCCCTGCGACGACCCCACCCTGCGCGTGCTCCAGGACCCCGAAGTGCCCCACCGCGGCTGGTTCGTGGCCCTGGCCGTGGCCGAGAGCGTCGAAGCCGCCCGAGCCGCGGCCGCGGCCGTCCGCGTCCGCTACGACGTCGAGCCCCACGACGCCGTGCTGCACACCGATCACCCGGCCGCCTACACCCCCGAACAGGTCAACGGCGGCTATCCGGCGCACCGCGAGAAGGGTGACCTGGCCGCCGCGTTCGCCGCCGCGCCGGTCCGGGTGGACTGCGCGTACGCCGTGCCGCCGCTGCACAACCACCCCATGGAGCCGCACGCCGCCACAGCCCACTGGGACGCCGACGCCGACACCCTCACCGTGTACGACTCCAGCCAGGGGTCCGGGCTCGTACGCTCCACACTGGCCTCCCTCTTCGGGCTGCCCGCCGATCGTGTCACGGTGGTCTCCGAACACGTCGGCGGTGCCTTCGGTTGCAAGGGCACCCCCCGCCCCCACGTCGTCCTCGCCGTCATGGCCGCACGACACACCGGCCGGCCCGTCACCCTCGCCCTGCCCCGGCGTCACCTCGCGGCCGTCGTCGGCCACCGCGCGCCCACCCTGCACCGCGTGCGCCTGGGCGCCCGTACGAACGGCACGCTCACCGCCCTCACCCACGAGGTCACCACCCACACCTCCCGTGTCCGGGAGTTCGTCGAACAGGCAGCCGTCCCCGCCCGCGTCATGTACGACGCGCCCGCCCTCCTCACCACCCACCGCGTCGTGCCCCTCGACGTACCCACGCCCTCCTGGATGCGGGCACCGGGCGAGAGCCCCGGCATGTACGCCCTGGAGTCGGCCATGGACGAGCTGGCCTGCGCCCTCGGCATCGACCCGGTCGAGCTGCGCGTCCGCAACGAGCCCGGCGCGGAACCCGACAGCGGCCGCCCGTTCAGCAGCCGCCATCTGGTGGAATGCCTGCGCGAGGGGGCCGCCCGGTTCGACTGGGCCGCGCACCGCACGCCCCGCCGGGACGGCCCGCTGCTGATCGGCACCGGAGTCGCCGCCGCCACCTACCCGGTGTACGTCGCCCCCTCCTCGGCGCGGGCGCACGCCCTCCCCGACGGTACGTACCTCGTGCAGACCAACGCCACCGACCTCGGCACCGGCGCCCGCACCGTCCTGGCGCAGGTCGCCGCCGACGCGCTGCGGGTCACCCTGGACCGGGTGACGGTGGAGATCGGGCATTCCGCGCTGCCGCAGGGCTCGGTGGCCGGCGGCTCGGCCGGTACGGCGTCCTGGGGCTGGGCGGTCCACGACGCCTGCACGAGCCTGGTCGCCCTGCTGGCCCGCCGCTCCGGCCCGATCCCGGAGGCCGGAGTGTCAGTCCCCGCCGATACGACGGCCTCCGCCAAGCAGAAGTCCCCGTACGCCAGGCACGCGTTCGGCGCCCACTTCGCGGAGGTGCAGGCCGACACCGTCACGGGCGAGGTCCGGGTCCGCAGGCTCCTGGGCGTCTTCGCCGCGGGCCGCATCCTGAACCCGCTCACCGCCCGCTCCCAGTTCGTCGGCGGCATGGTGATGGGTCTGGGCATGGCCCTCACCGAACACAGCACCATGGACCCGGCCTTCGGGGACTTCACCGAGAACGACCTCGCCTCCTACCACGTCCCCGCCCACGCCGACGTGCCCGACATCGAGGTGCACTGGCTGGACGAGCACGACAAGCACCTCAACCCGACGGGCGGCAAGGGCATCGGCGAGATCGGCATCGTCGGCACGGCGGCGGCCATCGGCAACGCCTTCCACCACGCGACCGGCTGCCGGATCC